In one window of Bradyrhizobium sp. AZCC 1721 DNA:
- a CDS encoding acyl-CoA carboxylase subunit beta — protein sequence MKDILDTLEERRAGAKLGGGEKRIEAQHARGKLTARERIELLLDKGSFEEFDMFVEHRSTEFGMEKTKVPGDGVVTGWGTVNGRKTFVFAKDFTVFGGSLSETHALKITKLQDMAMKARAPIIGLYDAGGARIQEGVAALAGYSYVFRRNVIASGVIPQISVIMGPCAGGDVYSPAMTDFIFMVKNTSYMFVTGPDVVKTVTNEVVTAEELGGASVHATRSSIADGAFENDVETLLQMRRLIDFLPSNNTDGVPEWPSFDDIGRMDMSLDTLIPDNPNKPYDMKELILKVVDEGDFFEISEAFAKNIVTGFGRIAGRTVGFVANQPMVLAGVLDSDASRKAARFVRFCDAFNIPIVTFVDVPGFLPGTAQEYGGLIKHGAKLLFAYSQCTVPLVTVITRKAYGGAFDVMASKEIGADMNYAWPTAQIAVMGAKGAVEIIFRADMNDPEAIAKRTKEYEDRFLSPFIAAERGYIDDVIMPHSTRKRIARALAMLKDKKVEMPAKKHDNLPL from the coding sequence ATGAAGGATATCCTGGACACCCTCGAAGAACGGCGCGCCGGCGCCAAGCTCGGCGGCGGCGAAAAGCGCATCGAGGCGCAGCACGCTCGCGGAAAATTGACCGCCCGCGAGCGCATCGAGCTTTTGCTCGACAAGGGCTCGTTCGAGGAATTCGACATGTTCGTCGAGCACCGCTCGACCGAATTCGGCATGGAAAAGACGAAAGTGCCGGGCGACGGCGTCGTCACCGGCTGGGGCACCGTCAACGGCCGCAAGACCTTTGTGTTCGCCAAGGATTTTACCGTGTTCGGCGGCTCGCTGTCGGAAACCCACGCGCTGAAGATCACCAAGCTCCAGGACATGGCGATGAAGGCGAGGGCGCCGATCATCGGCCTCTATGACGCCGGCGGCGCGCGCATCCAGGAAGGCGTGGCGGCGCTCGCGGGCTACTCCTACGTGTTCCGCCGCAACGTGATCGCGTCAGGGGTGATCCCGCAGATCTCCGTGATCATGGGCCCCTGCGCCGGCGGCGACGTCTATTCGCCGGCGATGACCGACTTCATCTTCATGGTGAAGAACACCAGCTATATGTTCGTCACCGGCCCTGACGTGGTGAAGACCGTCACCAACGAGGTGGTGACGGCGGAAGAACTCGGCGGCGCCTCGGTGCACGCGACGCGCTCCTCGATCGCCGACGGCGCGTTCGAGAACGACGTCGAGACGCTGTTGCAGATGCGCCGGCTGATCGACTTCCTGCCGTCCAACAACACCGACGGCGTGCCGGAGTGGCCGAGCTTTGACGACATCGGCCGCATGGACATGTCGCTGGATACGCTGATCCCCGACAATCCGAACAAGCCCTACGACATGAAGGAGTTGATCCTCAAGGTCGTGGACGAGGGCGATTTTTTCGAAATCTCGGAAGCGTTCGCCAAAAACATCGTCACCGGCTTCGGCCGCATCGCCGGCCGCACCGTCGGCTTCGTCGCCAACCAGCCGATGGTGCTGGCGGGCGTGCTCGACTCTGACGCCTCGCGGAAAGCGGCGCGCTTCGTCCGCTTCTGCGACGCCTTCAATATCCCGATCGTGACGTTCGTCGACGTACCCGGCTTCCTGCCGGGCACCGCTCAAGAGTATGGCGGCCTGATCAAGCACGGCGCAAAACTGCTGTTTGCGTACTCGCAATGCACGGTGCCGCTCGTCACCGTCATCACCCGCAAAGCCTATGGCGGCGCGTTCGACGTGATGGCGTCCAAGGAAATCGGCGCCGACATGAACTACGCCTGGCCGACCGCGCAGATCGCCGTGATGGGCGCCAAGGGCGCCGTCGAAATCATCTTCCGCGCCGACATGAACGATCCCGAGGCGATCGCCAAGCGCACCAAGGAATACGAGGACCGCTTCCTGTCCCCCTTCATCGCCGCCGAACGCGGCTACATCGACGACGTCATCATGCCGCATTCGACCAGGAAGCGGATCGCAAGGGCGCTGGCGATGCTGAAGGACAAGAAGGTCGAGATGCCGGCAAAGAAGCACGACAATTTGCCGTTGTGA
- a CDS encoding DUF4260 domain-containing protein — protein MTDTASADTSGAVTGGVRTVLRLEGLALFIGMTLLYYIWDGSWWVYALLFFVPDLSFAAYLGGPRTGAFIYNAGHSYLAPMAIMTTGFATAAPLTLSIAMIWLAHIGFDRALGYGLKYTTGFSFTHLGRIGKSPN, from the coding sequence ATGACCGATACCGCAAGCGCCGACACCTCGGGCGCCGTTACAGGGGGTGTGCGAACGGTGCTGCGGCTGGAGGGATTAGCGCTCTTTATCGGTATGACGCTGCTTTACTATATCTGGGACGGATCGTGGTGGGTTTACGCCCTGCTGTTCTTCGTGCCGGACCTCAGCTTTGCCGCCTATCTGGGAGGACCGCGAACCGGGGCCTTCATCTACAACGCCGGGCACAGCTACCTCGCGCCGATGGCGATCATGACCACCGGATTTGCCACCGCCGCACCGCTCACGCTCTCGATTGCCATGATCTGGCTGGCCCATATCGGCTTCGACCGCGCGCTCGGCTACGGGCTGAAATACACTACCGGTTTTAGCTTCACCCATCTGGGGCGGATCGGGAAGTCTCCGAATTGA